A genomic window from Montipora capricornis isolate CH-2021 chromosome 8, ASM3666992v2, whole genome shotgun sequence includes:
- the LOC138059861 gene encoding 52 kDa repressor of the inhibitor of the protein kinase-like translates to MLRLRCTSRELVNMASLSGQVERQPVCRKEDCSPFDIGTVYKGIASFSDAEKFRFIESVWKPDLLFEFPASKETSGKQRKFRQEWLVKYPWLVYSKYLAGAFCLPCVCFGMECGRNGAKLDKLFRSPLTFWTTACSRMESHASGKSEIHKFSVMAMQNFLSEMRRQTTPIDQQLNRLIQAQIDENREKMKSIVKTVIFCGQNNIPLRGKRDDNPDDRNLQGNFQALLEFRIDSGDLKLKEHLENAPRNATYRSKTIQNEIIETVGNYISSKIIAEVKQSRMFSVMADEAADVSNKENLSLVLRYVDSSKNIREEFVGFYLCGEETTGNAIKELIINTVRDLGLTMDNCRGQSYDGAGNMAGRYVGASTLIQNQFPKAIYVHCMNHRLNLCVADTCSLSMVQNMMGTVRKLSEFFSNSPKRQHHLVDKIKELLPNSNHRILIDVCRTRWIARIDGLDRIVELLVPVLSTLEDVQLNKDKNGVVRAGTWNPKSRDDARSLLNAVTFGFIVTLVIVKYILNLTRPATVKLQSEEMDILKAEQEITTLQNALKDMQTNIEGHHHRLFDEAVQLSQKVGLEPSRPRIVQRQIFRSNCPASNPEAYYRINLTQVFLDHCLQQLQSRFPQGAYVCFKGFSVIPSVLLKTPSTWKAQIQEFCHHYARDLPNVVGLPAELELWQRIWTEKKEKAEDIPEKIANTLKSVDPVSFPNIFTILKILATIPVTSCSCERSISCLRYLKNYLRATMGEERLNGLALMHAHRDIPLDLDEIINLFASLHPRRMRMANILCSDSRDD, encoded by the coding sequence ATGCTGCGTTTGCGGTGCACTAGTCGTGAACTAGTCAATATGGCGTCACTTTCAGGGCAGGTCGAGCGTCAGCCTGTTTGTCGAAAGGAAGATTGTTCACCGTTTGATATCGGTACTGTGTATAAAGGCATTGCTTCGTTTTCCGATGCTGAAAAGTTTCGATTTATTGAAAGCGTTTGGAAGCCAGATCTGCTGTTCGAGTTTCCGGCTTCGAAAGAAACTTCTGGAAAGCAGCGAAAGTTTCGACAGGAATGGCTCGTGAAATACCCTTGGCTTGTTTATTCAAAGTATTTAGCTGGTGCGTTTTGTTTGCCTTGTGTCTGTTTCGGAATGGAGTGTGGCAGAAATGGCGCCAAATTAGACAAACTGTTCCGATCCCCGCTTACATTTTGGACAACGGCGTGTAGCAGGATGGAAAGTCACGCGAGCGGAAAGTCAGAAATTCACAAATTTTCTGTTATGGCAATGCAGAATTTCTTGAGTGAAATGAGAAGGCAAACTACCCCCATTGATCAGCAGTTGAACCGGTTGATACAAGCCCAGATCGATGAAAatagagagaaaatgaaatcgATTGTGAAAACTGTAATCTTTTGTGGTCAAAACAACATTCCGTTGAGGGGGAAACGAGATGACAACCCTGATGACAGAAATCTTCAAGGAAACTTTCAAGCCCTTCTGGAGTTCCGTATCGACAGTGGCGATTTAAAACTTAAGGAACATCTCGAGAATGCGCCAAGAAATGCCACCTACCGTTCGAAAACGATACAGAACGAGATTATCGAGACCGTGGGGAATTATATTTCTTCAAAGATCATTGCGGAAGTTAAACAAAGCAGAATGTTTTCTGTTATGGCTGACGAGGCAGCGGatgtttccaacaaagaaaaccTGTCTCTTGTTCTCCGTTATGTCGACTCTTCAAAGAATATTCGAgaggagtttgttggtttttacCTTTGTGGAGAGGAAACAACCGGTAACGCAATCAAGGAGTTGATAATTAATACAGTGCGTGACCTTGGTTTGACCATGGATAATTGTAGAGGTCAATCTTATGATGGTGCTGGAAACATGGCAGGCAGGTACGTTGGTGCATCAACATTAATCCAAAATCAGTTTCCCAAAGCGATTTACGTTCATTGCATGAATCACCGTCTCAATCTATGCGTGGCTGATACCTGCTCACTATCGATGGTTCAGAATATGATGGGTACTGTTAGGAAACTCTCCGAATTTTTTAGTAACTCGCCTAAGCGTCAGCATCATCTTGTTGACAAGATTAAGGAACTATTACCCAACAGCAATCACAGAATTTTAATTGACGTTTGTCGCACTCGGTGGATTGCCCGTATTGATGGTTTAGATAGAATTGTTGAGCTCTTAGTCCCAGTTTTGTCAACATTAGAAGATGTGCAGCTCAACAAGGATAAGAATGGTGTTGTTCGTGCTGGTACTTGGAATCCCAAGAGTCGGGATGATGCACGGTCTTTACTTAATGCTGTCACTTTTGGATTTATTGTGACGCTTGTTATTGTTAAGTATATACTAAATTTAACAAGGCCTGCCACAGTTAAGCTGCAAAGTGAAGAAATGGACATTCTCAAGGCCGAGCAGGAAATTACCACTCTACAGAATGCCCTTAAAGACATGCAGACGAACATTGAGGGTCATCATCATCGGTTGTTTGATGAGGCTGTGCAACTTTCCCAGAAAGTTGGTCTTGAACCTAGCAGACCAAGAATTGTTCAGCGCCAAATTTTTCGTAGCAACTGCCCTGCATCAAATCCAGAGGCATACTATCGGATCAACCTTACGCAAGTGTTTTTGGACCATTGCTTGCAGCAACTTCAATCAAGATTTCCTCAAGGAGCCTATGTGTGTTTTAAAGGGTTTTCTGTCATACCATCTGTTCTCCTGAAAACTCCATCAACCTGGAAAGCTCAGATTCAAGAGTTTTGTCATCACTATGCACGCGATCTTCCGAACGTTGTTGGCCTGCCTGCGGAGTTGGAGTTGTGGCAAAGAATATGgacagagaagaaagaaaaggcagAAGACATCCCTGAAAAGATTGCCAATACTTTAAAAAGTGTTGATCCAGTTTCTTTTCCAAACATCTTCACCATCCTAAAGATTCTTGCAACGATTCCTGTTACATCCTGTTCCTGTGAGAGATCAATATCTTGCCTTCGTTATCTTAAGAATTATCTAAGGGCCACAATGGGAGAAGAGAGATTGAATGGTTTGGCGCTTATGCATGCTCATAGGGACATTCCTTTGGATTTGGATGAAATCATTAACTTATTTGCGTCTCTCCATCCAAGACGAATGAGAATGGCCAACATTTTATGCAGTGATTCAAGGGATGATTAA